Within the Acinetobacter radioresistens DSM 6976 = NBRC 102413 = CIP 103788 genome, the region GCCTGGACGCAAATACAAGTGAAAGGTGTTTCCTAAAATGATTTGTGCCTGAATTTCTTCAATATCACGTGGAAGCATGCCTTTAACAGTACCGTAAGTACCCACTGGCATAAATACCGGTGTTTCAACCACCCCATGTTCAAGTGTTAAACGGCCACGGCGGGCACGACCCGACTGACCCAATTTTTCAAACTTCATACCATGTCCAAATCAAGGCGAAAAAACAGTTCGCTGATGTGCAAAATAAAAAAGAGGTCTATTGTCCTTGATTCTGTCATGGAGTTCTACTGTTAAATGTAGCCGCAGCATATGAAAAACTAGACAGACCGATATGTTGCAAAGCGGTGCGTATTTAAAAGTTTGGACGATAGTCAAAGTTTTGCAGGGTAGACTGGTCGCGAAACGGGCGAATAGCCTTTTTACCTGTAGTCAGCGTATTGATCATATTATTCGGAAATATCTGGATATGATTATTAAACAGTTCCACATTACGGTTAAAAATACTGATAGCGGCACTGACATTTTCATTTTGCTCATCAATTTCATTTATCATGCGCAGATAAATTTCATTAGCTTTAAGCTCAGGATAGTTCTCAACTATAACATTCAGATTACGCATGAGTTCATGACTCAAGCTTTCTACCCGTTGTAGCTGAGAGATATCAGTGCTTTTAAGATTAAGTTGCATAATCTGCTGACGTAGTTCGGTAACCCGCTCTAAGGTACTTTTTTCAAAGCCTGCGTATTGTTCGACTAGTGGGACCAGTCCGTCAAGAACCTTGACTTTCTGCCGTTCATAGGTGGCTACATCTGCCCAGGCGCGCTGCGCAGCATTATAATGCCGGACAATCGAGTTCCGGATATAGATCACTGCAATGATCAAAACCACAAAAAATAAAATAAAGAGCCCTAACCCCATCATTATTTTCCTCAAGTCTATTTATTGTAAAAGTTGCTCTAAGTTATTTAGCAGTTTTTCATAGGCGCCTAAACGCAATGTTCGCAGGTGCCCGCGCAAACTGGAGATATCTTCTCTATTTTGCGCTTTTGTATGAATTTTAAAAAGGTTCTGCCGGTTTAAAAAGCACATTATATGATGTTCATGATGAAACAGCAGCTCGCCAGAATGTTGTGTAAAGAACTGATCTAAACGTAAAGTCATAGCTGGAGTCATGGTTTTAGCGAGCTCAAGCGGTTCAAGACCATAAATACGTAATTTCTGGTTAATCTGTAGGTCACTGCTATACCAGGCAGAGCTATACGGAGCACCAAACTCTTTATTGGATGTGGTTACTGCCAGCCCAAGTGTGGGAGCTTCAAAAACAAAGATACCCCATAAAGTCTTCTGCGTTCTTTGTACCGCTACTTGCTGTGTATCCTGCCCGGCGATTTTTATTTCATTGATGAAATCGTACTGAAAAAGCATGATTGGCCGCTCTCGGCCCTGTTGATCTTTCCAGGTGGTACTGGCATATACAGGTAGCATATTTGATACAGAACCCTGCTGAAATACAGGAAACAGGTTTTTAAGCCGGGCGATAAAGAAAAAAGGCTGCGTAGAATCTGGAAAATGAGGGGGTAATTCCTGAAAGTTGAGCTGATATTTTTTCTCGAGTATCTGCTGTTCCAGAAACTGAATCACTTCAGTGAGTGGCTGATCCGACTCATAACAGAGATAGGCAAATAATCCCAAAACAAAGGCAGTTAAAAAGCTTAATCCGGCAATAAGGCTGTGCTGTATAAAAAATATTCCAAATAATGTAAAGCCACTTGCTATAACGAGCAGTATGAAAGGTAATACATTATTGAATTTCAGGCCAGGATGATCTCCCCAGGGATGGAGTCCATCTAGAATATCCTGATAGGTTTTTGCCTGTTGGCCCACTTGCCACAGCCGGGCAATATTATCCAGAACCTGCCGGTTGATCTTGCGATGAATACGTAGCGTATATTTAACAGTTTCAACCGGCATAACTATTTACCTGTTCACTGTTTTATCGATCAGCATGGCGTCACCATAACTGAAGAAACGGTAATGCTCTCTTACGGCATGCTCATACGCTGCCAGAATATAATCACGTGTTGAAAGTGCTGAAACCAGCATCAGCAGGGTAGACTCCGGTAAATGAAAGTTGGTGATCAGCCGGTCTACTACACAGAACTGATAACCCGGATAAATAAAGATCTGGGTATCTCCAGTCCATGCCTCAATTTTACCGTTATGAGCCTGCGCTGCGCTTTCAAGTGCACGTGTAGCAGTAGTACCTACTGCAATAACTTTATTACCGCGAGCCTGTACTTGCTTAATCAGCTCTACCGTATTCTCGGGCACTTCACACCATTCACTGTGCATAATATGATTTTCAATATCTATACTACGAACAGGTAAAAAAGTACCAGCGCCTACATGCAGGGTAACAAATGCTTGCTGTACACCTTTTTCTGATAATTTGTTTAAAAGGACTTCATCAAAATGCAGACTGGCAGTAGGTGCAGCAACACTGGCAATTTTCTCTGGATCGTGAAATACCGTCTGATAACGCTCGCTGTCAATCGCCTCTGCTTCACGGTTAAAATAAGGCGGAATGGGTAATTGCCCGTGCTGATCCAGGACCTGCAAAATCGGTTGTGAAAACTCGACAACGAACAGGTTCTCATGGCGGCCTTGTACAGTGACTTTAACCTCATCTGCACCAATAAACAGCTCTGCACCAGCTTTAGGTGAATTACTGGCTTTAATATGACAGTGGGCAATAGTCTGATCAAAAATACGTTCTACCAGTATTTCAACTGCTCCACCAGTTGCACGCCTGCCTTTAAGTCGAGCCTTCATAACTTTGGTATCATTCAGGACCAGCAGATCACCGGGTTCAAACAATTCCAGAATATCGGTAAAGTGACGATCGCTATATTGGCCCTCACTATTTAAGTGTAAAAGCCTTGAAGCACTACGCTGTGCTAGAGGGTAACGTGCAATTAATTCATCGGGGAGGTTAAAAGAAAAGTCAGAAAGTTGCATGACACAAAACAATTAAAAAATTGTACCTAGTATAGTGCTTTTTGATTAATGATGGAAAAAATACGGTTTTGTTCAGCTATTGCTTTTATAGTGATTTAAAAATAGGCAAACAGTCAGTACTTTACATTGACAACATTTGGAAAGACGCTATTATACACACACCCACTCTTCTTCCCGAGGTGGTGAAATTGGTAGACGCGGCGGACTCAAAATCCGCTGTCAGAGATGACGTGTCGGTTCGAGTCCGACCCTCGGGACCACTATAATTAGATCCAAATATCTATTATTATAATTTCCTTTATTTCAAATATTTACCAGTATATAACATGTTTTGTTTCTTAATTGTTATTATTGCCGTTGTATCTATGTCTAAAGTTTGCTAATTGTTTAATAAAGATTTATTTTTAACTGATTTTTACTGAAGTTGCGGTTATTACCTACAATATTTTTAATGAGGCGAGCATGACATTACAATTATTAGAGTTAGATCAGGCTGATCAGCTCAGTGCTTGTAAATTATCGTTATTACTGGGTATCTTCGAACCGCATAACCAGGTGGAATCCTGTTTACGTTTTGCTCGACGTATTTTAAGAAGTAAAAACGCTATTTTAACTTTTAAGGCAGAGCCTTATATCTGGTATCTTTCTTCAAAGGGTATGAGACTTTTTCATAGCCATCCTGATGCAGATTTAGGACCTTATTTCAATAGTCAACCTTATATAGACCAGCAACATTCTGATTATCACGGCTTTTGTCAGCATATTCGTCACTTGGGTGTAGAGCATCAGCGCATGGTTGCTTTTGATATGCTCAAGACTGATAAAGAATCAATTGGACAGATTCTGTTTTTTGATGACAGCTCTGAGCCTTTTGAAAATGAAGATATTGAGATAGTTAAAGATTACTGTGAACGTCTGGTTCGCTATTTAGAGTTAAAATTCGAGCATGCTGAACTTAAGGAATTATATGAACAGCAATCGGCATTAAATTTTAGTAAAACCAAGTTTTTCCAGATTATTGCACATGACCTGCGTGCACCTTTTCATGGGTTGCTCGGTTTCTCTGAAGTATTGTCACAAGAGCGCAATACGCTTGACGACTCCAGTATCCAGAATATTGCAGATTATCTTTATGATACTGCACAGTCGACTTATAACCTTTTAGAAAGCCTGCTCAACTGGGCAATGGCAGAAGGCGGCCGGTTTGTCTATCATCCGATCAACTTCAATTTAAAGCAGGTCACCAAAATTGTTCGTGATGTACTTAATACACTAGCGATTAAGAAAAACATTCAGTTAATTGATGAAGTGCCGGATGATCTCAAGGTATATGCAGATATTAATATGCTGACTTCGATTATCCAGAACCTGGTATCAAATGCATTAAAATTCACGCCAATGGACGGTACGGGTAAAGTGACCATTCAAGCACAGCCCGGCCCAGATGGGGTGGAAATTTATATCCGGGATACCGGCCTAGGTATGTCTGAAGCACAAATAGCGAATATTTTTCAGCCGCGGATTACTGTCAGCCTTAAAGGTACGGCGGGTGAAAAAGGAACAGGTCTGGGATTGACACTCTGTAAGCGGTTTGTAGACCTGAATAAAGGTGAAATTTGTGTCATGTCTAAGGAAGGTGAAGGTACTACTTTCAAAGTTACTTTGCCGGAAGCAACTGACCAGCATACGGTTTTGCCACTTGATATGGCGAAGTCAGACAGCACTACAAATTTAGTATAATTATTTTCCTAAAGCCAAATTCACCTGTTATAACTACATATAAATACAGGTGAAGGGTGGTTTATGAACGCGAAGCAGTTGCAAAAGACTTTAAGAGCCAGTCAATATGCTGAACAGATACTAGGTCTTTATCAAAACGAACTTGAACAAGATTATACTGTAGATCAGTTTGCAACCCCGCTATCACATGAACAGATTAAAGATCGGGTGTCTTCTGTACTTGACTCAATTCAGGATGAGCACGCATGGATGCGAGCGATCCGAATACTCCGTGCTCGTCTCATGTTTCGCTGGATCTGGCAAGATGCTAACCACCTGACTGATGTAGTTACACTTACACAAGAACTCTCAGATTTTGCTGATGCCTGTATTTGTGCAGCAAAGGCCTTCGCCCGTATTCCACTGGTATTAAAGCATGGCGAACCAATCGGTTATTCGGGCCAAGTCCAGGACCTGATTATTATTGCTATGGGAAAACTGGGAGCACAGGAACTTAATCTGTCGAGCGATATTGACCTGATTTTTGCCTTTGATGAGCAAGGCGAGACCAATGGCCGTAAATGTATTGATGTACAACAGTTCTGTATTGCGTGGGGCCAGAAAATTATTTATTTGCTGGAGCATATCACTGCTGAGGGTTTCGTCTTTCGTGTAGATATGCGCTTACGTCCCTGGGGAGATGGTTCGGCACTGGCCATTAGCCATGCAGGATTAGAAAAATATTTAAGCCAGCATGGGCGTGAATGGGAGCGCTATGCCTGGATCAAGGCCCGTATTGTGTCTGGTGGAAGGGCGGGCGAAGAGTTACTGGAAATGACCCGTCCTTTCGTGTTTCGGCGTTATGTCGATTACACCGCGTTTCAGGCCATGCGTGAAATGAAGGTCATGATTGAACGTGAAGTCATGCGCCGCAATATCGAAGACGATATTAAACTCGGTGCCGGTGGTATCCGTGAAGTTGAATTTATTGTGCAGGTTTTTCAGCTGATTTATGGTGGTTCCAAACTTGAACTACAGGAACGCCAGTGTCTGGCAAATTTGACGCATCTGAGCGAATCAGGTCTGCTTGAGCCAGAAGCTGTAGCGGATCTGGAAGATGCCTATCTGTTTCTGCGTCGTCTGGAACACGCCATTCAGGCACTGAATGATCAGCAGACCCAGTCCCTGCCGACTGAGCCGGAGCTGCGGCAGCGATTGATTGATACCTTGGGCTTTGATAGCTGGGAGAGTTTTCTGGAAGTCCTTAATCAGAAACGGTCTAAAGTCTCTTACCAGTTTGCACATCTGATTCAGGAGCGTGACAGGGAAGCACCAGTAGAGAACTTTCAGCATCTCGAAGAAGAGCTGGAGAGTGTGCTTGATTCCAATGCACAAAAGCTGATTCATGAGTTTTGGCATGGCCACGCCTTGAATAAGTTACCAGCTAAGGCCGTTCAACGTTTAAAAACTTTTTGGCCTTATCTGGTCGATGCAGTATTACAGTCGGATAAACCACAAGTTGCATTACTACGTTTAATGCCTTTAATTGAATCTGTAATGCGCCGTACGGTTTATCTGGTAATGCTGATTGAAAGTAAGGGAGCATTACAGCGTTTGGTAAAGATGGCCACAGTGAGTCCATGGATACTGGAGGAGCTGACTCATTACCCGGTATTGCTGGATGAGTTTCTCACAATGGACTTCGAGTTGCCCAAACGCCGTGATCTTGAAGATTCACTACGGCAGCAGCTCATACGCATTGAGCTTGAGCAGGTTGAAGACCAGATGCGGGCCTTGCGCCTGTTTAAAAAATCTAATGTCTTGGCTGTAGCAGCCAGCGATGTACTGGCAGAAAGTCCGCTTATGAAAGTATCTGATGCCCTGACAGACATTGCTGAAGTTTCTATTATTGCTGCATTGAATCTGGCCTATCAGATCGTGGCAAAAAAACATGGTTATCCACTAGACGCTGACGGACGACGCTGCTCCTTGGACTATCTCGGATTTTCTGTGGTGGGTTATGGTAAAGTCGGTGGTATTGAGCTGGGTTATGGCTCAGATCTGGATCTGGTGTTTATTCATTATATGAGCGAACAGGCGGATACAGATGGCCTGAGACCTATCAGCGGTTTCGAGTTTGCCATGCGAGTAGGGCAAAAATTTATATCTCTTATGACGACTCAGACCCTAGATGGACGAGTATATGAAGTAGATACACGGTTACGCCCTTCTGGAGAAGCTGGTCTGCTGGTGACCAGTTTAAAAGCCTTTGAACAATATCAATTAAAAAATGCCTGGCTTTGGGAGCATCAGGCATTGGTTCGGGCCCGTTCGATTGCTGGGGATGACAGTTTACGACAAAAATTTGAGGCGTTACGCTGCCGTATTTTAACTCTGCCGCGTGATGAAAAATTTGTGCGTACTGAAGTTTTAAAAATGCGTCAGAAGATGAAAGCCCATCTGGGTTCTTCCAAAGAACAGAAAAAAGGTGGAATTTTTCATTTAAAACAGGATGCGGGTGGTATCGTTGATATCGAATTTATGGCACAGTATATTGTGTTGGCATGGGGTGGGGCGAAACCGGATCTCGCTCACTATTCCGACAATGTAAGAATCCTAGAAGATGCTGCGAAAGCCGGTTACTTATCCAGTGACGATGCAACAGCACTGATTCAGGCTTATCTCAGTGAACGAGCCGAGAGCCACCGTTTAGCACTTGCAAATCAATCCATGCAAGTCAATGCTGCGGACTGGCACGATACCCGCGAGATCGTTTGCAAGTTATGGCAAAGATTAATAGATCCCACAGCAATACTTGCTTTGGATAGTGACTGACTGTGTAAAAATTTGGAGTGTGTGCCATGAATTTGGCTGATCGTGATGGTTTTATTTGGCAAGATGGACAACTGGTTGACTGGCGTGATGCAAAAATTCACGTCCTGACTCATACTTTACACTATAGTATGGGCGTGTTTGAGGGCGTCCGGGCATATGAAACTCCACAAGGCACAGCCATTTTTCGTCTACAGGACCACACCAAGCGCTTGTTAAACTCTGCAAAAATTTATCAGATGAAAGTTCCATTTGATCAGGCAACATTAGAGCAGGCGCAAATCGATGTGGTTCGTGAAAATAAGCTGGCATCTTGCTATTTACGTCCATTAATCTGGATTGGTTCTGAAAAACTTGGTATTGCTGCAACCAATAATACGATTCATGCGGCAGTTGCAGCTTGGGGCTGGGGTGCTTACCTGGGTGAAGAGGCAATGGCTAAAGGTATTCGTGTAAAAACTTCTTCCTTTACTCACCATCATCCGAATGTGACCATGTGTAAGGCCAAGGCTTCGGGTAACTATACGCTGTCTATTCTTGCGCACCAAGAAGTAGCACATTCAGGCTATGATGAAGCTATGCTGATGGACCCGCAAGGCTATGTATGTCAGGGTTCAGGGGAAAATGTTTTCCTAGTTAAGGATGGTGTGCTGCACACTCCGGATATTGCGGGTGGAGCATTGGATGGTATTACCCGTCAGACCGTCATTACAATTGCTAAGGATTTAGGCTATGACGTGGTAGAACGTCGTATTACCCGTGATGAATTCTATATTGCTGATGAAGCATTCTTCACCGGTACTGCAGCTGAAGTTACACCAATCCGTGAATATGATGACCGTGAGATTGGTTGTGGTGCACGTGGGCCAATCACTGAACAGATCCAGAGTACATTCTTTAATGCAGTGCAGGGTAAAGATCCGAAATATGCACACTGGTTAACTTACGTAAAATAAGTAAAGCCGATATGATTAAAAGGCGAAATTTTATTTCGCCTTTTTTTATTATGGAATTGGGTTATGCATATTCTTTATGTTAGTGATGGAAAGGCGGGGCACCGTTCACAGGCGCTGGGACTTTACCGCGCTATAGAAAGGCAATCTGTGCATAAAGTCAGTTTTGAGGAAATTTCAATTGAACAGCTGCCATTAATCAGCTTATTTCTTTCTGTTCTCAAAAAACAATCTCCTTTTTTAAAACAGACGCCTAATTATATTGTTGGGGTGGGAAGTCATACCCAGCTTCGAGTGCTGCTTTTAGGAAAAATTTACCCAAAAGCTAAAACTGTTATTTTAATGAAACCTAATTATCCATATATATGGTTTGATTATGTAGTGGTGCCACAGCATGATGGGCTAGCTAAACGGAACAATATTATTCTCACTCAAGGTGCATTAAACCCAATTGTGAATGAACAACGACACCAGACGGATCGTATTTTGATTGCGCTGGGAGGCACATCAAAACGCCATCAGTGGAATGAACAGAAAGTTCTCACAGCCATTCATGACATTGTAGAGTATAATCCGGCCTCTGAAATCATTCTAACGACTTCACGTCGAACACCAGCAGAGTTTATTGATATTTTAAGACAACAAAGTTTTGCCCAGCATTTACAAATATTTCCGGTTGAGCAAACACCTCAAGGCTGGATTTTTGAAGAGATGCAAAAAGCAGAAGCTGTATGGGTAACAGAAGATAGCGTTTCTATGGTTTTTGAAGCACTTACTGCGGGTTGTCGCGTAGGGGTCATAGCAATCGATCGGTTGAAAGACGATAGAATTACGCACTCGATTGATCAAATGATAGAATCACAACTAATCTCACAGAATACTTGTGTCGTACAGTTACCACAACCTTATGCTTTTAAAGAAGCAGACCGTGTGGCAACATATCTTTTAGCGAAATAATGAGTTTGGCATTGTGATTTATATCCTGATTTTACTGGTTTTGCTTACCGTTTTATTTAGCTATAAGTATGCGTGGTGGAAGCCAGCAGTGGATTGGAATCGACCACGTGTATTGATGTATCACATGGTACGAGACCATATTAATGGTGCCAAATTTAATAAGCTTCGGGTCAAGCCCGCTGAGTTTGAAAAGCAAGTTGCTTGGATGAAAGCGCAAGGCTTCCATTTTGTAACGATGCACGAATTGCAAGAGAACTGGGGAAATCACCCAGCCAAAACAGTTGCCATTACCTTTGATGATGGTTATTTAGACAACTTACAAAATGCTTATCCGATTTTAGAAAAATATCAGGCCAAGGCAACCATATATGTGGTGGTTGATCGTCATGATCGTGATTGGTCAACCTATAAAAAAGAACATCATAATAGTGGTGAACTCATGCGTGAAGCTAAGTTGAATGATGCTCAAGTCAAGCAACTGGCAGATAGCGAACTGATCGAAATTGGTTCACATACGTTAACGCATGCTAATTTAAACAAACTGGATGATACGGATTGTTTAAAAGAACTAACTGATTCAAAGCAGTGGCTTGAACAACTGATAGAAAAGCCAGTAACCAGTTTTGCTTACCCATTTGGTATTTACTCAGACCGAGATGTTAAACTGGCAAAACAGTCAGGGTATAGCAATGCAGTGACCACAATCGAAGGCATTGATGATGAACAGCCGGACTTTATGCAACTACAACGTATTAAGATCAGCGGAAAAGATTCATTATTTGCCGTCAAGCTTCGTTTAAAACTTGGTACGCGTGAGGGCTAATCATGAAAATTACGCTTGTGATGGCAAGTGATGAGGAAGGTGGCCTAGAAAAGCATGTACTTGAGCTGGCTGCTGGTTTATCACAAGCACATGAAGTTTCTTTAATTGCACATCAGAAATATCAAAGTCGGGTAGAAAGTTCGGTGAACTTTGTTGCTTTTGATATGAGTGGCAGTCGTTATAACCCGTGGACGAAATATCTGCTTAAAAAAACAATATTGGGGACAGAACCACAAGTGCTACATGCTCATGCTTCTAAAACGGCCAAACTGTTGCAAGGCATGATTGCAGGTTTTAATTTCCCTTGTGTGGTGACTATCCATGGTGCAAAGAAAAAGATTGATTCTTACTTGGCATTTGATCATATCATTTGTGTGAGTAAGCGACTCGCGCAGATTGTGGGGCAGCCGGAAAAACTCAGTGTGGTCTATAATGGTATTTCTTTGAATATGCCTGCTCAATCATTTGTAAAAAATAGAAAATTTATTGCCATTGGACGTTTAAATGAAGTGAAAGGTTTTGATCTTTTACTGGCTGCTTGGCGGAACATTTCACACCAATTAACTATTGTTGGTGATGGTGAAGAACGAAAGAAGTTAGAGCAATTGATTCAAGAGTACCAATTAGCTGATCGGGTTCACTTGTATGGGTATAGCGACAATATTCACCCATTGATTATAGACCATGAGGCTTTGATTGTGTCTTCCTTGCGTGAAGGGGGCCCGTATACACTTGCTGAAAGTTTATTGCTTCAACGTCCTGTGTTAGGGACTGATGTCGGAATGATGGCTGAGTTTATTCCTGTTGAGTTTCTATGTGAACCAAATAATATTGAAGCATTGCAACAAGTGATTCAAAACTATTTGGATGTGGTAGCCCCTGAAGCAAGTTTTAAACAGGCTTATGCCTTGGCACAAGAACAATTGACTTTTACAAAAATGATCGATAATACGGTCAAAGTCTATCAATCATTGCTTTCAGCATAGGATGATGGATTGATGACACAACAAAAACCTTTCATCCTAGCGTTGACCGATGGTAAAGCAGGCCATGAAACTCAAACACAAGGAATAGTTCAGCTACTGAATCAACAACAAGATTATCAGGTGGAATGGGTTCAATTAAATCTACCTAAAAAATGGTTGTATCGTGTTCTCAAGTTATTGATCAAGTTTTCAATAAATACAGAGTGGTTACGTTATTTTCTTGACTCCCAAACCCTAAGTGCATTAGAGCAGAAACAGGTTGCTTATATTGTATCGGCAGGGGGAAACACTCTACTTGCCAATCTACTGCTCAAACAACATTTGCTCAAAGATCAGCCTGTAAAAAATCTGGTCGCAAGTTCATTACGGGGGATTCGTGCTGACTTGTTTGATGTGGTATTTACCATTCATGAGCAACAAGCCGTATTGCCTCATTATTTTTATTATCCAATTGCACCGAATAAAATGAGTGCTTTACCTCTAACACGTGAGCGGGCGCGGGAACATTTGGGTATTCAAAATGCTGAGCAAACGATTGCAATTTTGATTGGTGCTGACACTAAAACAGTAAAAATTGGTGAAGCGGCACAATGGGCAACTGTTTTACAGCAGGTTCGAAAGCAATATCCTACAGCGAGATTGCTACTGACAACATCACGAAGAACACCGATTACTTTTGAAAAAGAATTACAGCAGCTTGCTGAGCAGTACGGCATTTTTCAGCCTCATGACCAGTTAACATGGGTAGCACAAGGCCAAAGCTGTGATATCAAAGATTATATTAAAGCAGCTGACTGGATTCTAACGAGTCCGGACTCGACTTCGATGGTGGCAGAAGTGGTCATGTCAGGAAGTAAGTTGCTGGTACTTTATGATGAGCAGTCCATGCAGGATGAACAGATTAAGCACCAATTAAAGTTTTTAGCACAGCAACATTGGCTATATTTATTAACTGTTTCAGATTCTTATCAAATCTCTCAGGTTGTTCAAGAGTTAGAGATGCAAGATCATACCAGCGAAATAACTCGGAAGTTAAATCGGGTTTTGGACAAATAAGTTTAGCTAAGTATTTATATTTTATTTTTTGTAATAATGGTCAAACTGCGTAGGGCTTTCTGAGGTTAACGCTAAATTAAATAGGAAATAGGTGATAAAATCCGTGACTAAGAAAATGGAGTTACATGATTTATTATGAAGTTCTTGGTTACTGGTGGTGCAGGTTTTATTGGTTCGGCGGTGGTTCGTCATATTGTTCAAAATACTGAACATGAAGTATTAAATGTCGATAAGCTCACTTATGCGGGAAATCTAGAGTCTTTAAGCTCTGTTGCCGATCACCCACGTTATCAGTTTTCTCAGACCGATATTTGTGACCGTACAGCTTTAGATGAATTATTTAAAAGTTTTCAACCTGATGTAGTGATGCATCTTGCTGCTGAATCGCACGTAGATCGTTCAATTTCAGGACCTTATGCTTTTATTGAGACCAACATTATTGGTACATACCAAATGTTGGAAGCAAGCCGTACTTATTGGTTAACCCTTGATGGTTCAAAAAAGGAAACATTCCGCTTCCATCATATTTCAACCGATGAAGTCTATGGTGATTTAGAAGGTACAACCGACCTATTTACCGAAACAACATCGTATTCACCAAGTTCACCATATTCTGCAAGCAAAGCCAGCTCAGACCATTTAGTCCGTGCATGGAACCGTACTTATGGTTTACCGGTGTTGGTGACCAACTGTTCAAATAACTATGGGCCATTTCATTTCCCGGAAAAATTGATTCCGCTTATGATTTTAAATGCTTTGCAAGCCAAGCCACTCCCTGTATATGGCAATGGTCAGCAAATTCGTGACTGGTTATTTGTAGAAGACCATGCACGAGCACTCTTTACTGTTGCAACGCAAGGTGTGGTTGGGGAAACTTATAATATTGGCGGTCACAATGAAAAAGCCAATATCGAAGTTGTTCATGCGATTTGCACATTACTTGAAGAATTGGCACCGAATAAGCCGGAAGGTGTAGCACAGTACAAAGATTTAATTACCTATGTCAAAGATCGCCCAGGTCACGATGTGCGCTATGCAATTGATGCGACAAAAATTAAAAATGACTTA harbors:
- a CDS encoding mitochondrial fission ELM1 family protein; translation: MHILYVSDGKAGHRSQALGLYRAIERQSVHKVSFEEISIEQLPLISLFLSVLKKQSPFLKQTPNYIVGVGSHTQLRVLLLGKIYPKAKTVILMKPNYPYIWFDYVVVPQHDGLAKRNNIILTQGALNPIVNEQRHQTDRILIALGGTSKRHQWNEQKVLTAIHDIVEYNPASEIILTTSRRTPAEFIDILRQQSFAQHLQIFPVEQTPQGWIFEEMQKAEAVWVTEDSVSMVFEALTAGCRVGVIAIDRLKDDRITHSIDQMIESQLISQNTCVVQLPQPYAFKEADRVATYLLAK
- a CDS encoding polysaccharide deacetylase family protein, with amino-acid sequence MIYILILLVLLTVLFSYKYAWWKPAVDWNRPRVLMYHMVRDHINGAKFNKLRVKPAEFEKQVAWMKAQGFHFVTMHELQENWGNHPAKTVAITFDDGYLDNLQNAYPILEKYQAKATIYVVVDRHDRDWSTYKKEHHNSGELMREAKLNDAQVKQLADSELIEIGSHTLTHANLNKLDDTDCLKELTDSKQWLEQLIEKPVTSFAYPFGIYSDRDVKLAKQSGYSNAVTTIEGIDDEQPDFMQLQRIKISGKDSLFAVKLRLKLGTREG
- a CDS encoding glycosyltransferase, coding for MKITLVMASDEEGGLEKHVLELAAGLSQAHEVSLIAHQKYQSRVESSVNFVAFDMSGSRYNPWTKYLLKKTILGTEPQVLHAHASKTAKLLQGMIAGFNFPCVVTIHGAKKKIDSYLAFDHIICVSKRLAQIVGQPEKLSVVYNGISLNMPAQSFVKNRKFIAIGRLNEVKGFDLLLAAWRNISHQLTIVGDGEERKKLEQLIQEYQLADRVHLYGYSDNIHPLIIDHEALIVSSLREGGPYTLAESLLLQRPVLGTDVGMMAEFIPVEFLCEPNNIEALQQVIQNYLDVVAPEASFKQAYALAQEQLTFTKMIDNTVKVYQSLLSA
- a CDS encoding ELM1/GtrOC1 family putative glycosyltransferase: MTQQKPFILALTDGKAGHETQTQGIVQLLNQQQDYQVEWVQLNLPKKWLYRVLKLLIKFSINTEWLRYFLDSQTLSALEQKQVAYIVSAGGNTLLANLLLKQHLLKDQPVKNLVASSLRGIRADLFDVVFTIHEQQAVLPHYFYYPIAPNKMSALPLTRERAREHLGIQNAEQTIAILIGADTKTVKIGEAAQWATVLQQVRKQYPTARLLLTTSRRTPITFEKELQQLAEQYGIFQPHDQLTWVAQGQSCDIKDYIKAADWILTSPDSTSMVAEVVMSGSKLLVLYDEQSMQDEQIKHQLKFLAQQHWLYLLTVSDSYQISQVVQELEMQDHTSEITRKLNRVLDK
- the rfbB gene encoding dTDP-glucose 4,6-dehydratase produces the protein MKFLVTGGAGFIGSAVVRHIVQNTEHEVLNVDKLTYAGNLESLSSVADHPRYQFSQTDICDRTALDELFKSFQPDVVMHLAAESHVDRSISGPYAFIETNIIGTYQMLEASRTYWLTLDGSKKETFRFHHISTDEVYGDLEGTTDLFTETTSYSPSSPYSASKASSDHLVRAWNRTYGLPVLVTNCSNNYGPFHFPEKLIPLMILNALQAKPLPVYGNGQQIRDWLFVEDHARALFTVATQGVVGETYNIGGHNEKANIEVVHAICTLLEELAPNKPEGVAQYKDLITYVKDRPGHDVRYAIDATKIKNDLGWVPQESFETGLRKTVEWYLSNTEWVAHVQSGEYQSWLNKQYQG